From one Jatrophihabitans sp. genomic stretch:
- a CDS encoding Rne/Rng family ribonuclease, which produces MLDNTEPTDESTDGRAAEPVGAVAKKAARKAAASKTLAKRAPRKTAAKKSAPAEPTVPSAESGAVPDSGAEPLATAEPAVSALPAAAPPVAAATPVEATEAATPKKATRTRKAPAKKATGRAGAAAPDGGAASEKAASEKAASDGGTAPDGGTAPDGGTASDSPTAGSMPAVAESAAPEPAAGPAKRTPRKRVSKAAAAKAAAEQAAAEQTAAEQAAAEQAVADTTASGRALEALPAAPTLAAPAVLFQPPTEAAPTRRRRGGKRAQVEPQVVAELDPESAELLEEVPEFSDVDADLEPEDVDVDELGAGEPEADDEAADGSRRRRRRGRRGRGSRTDGASEAGDADADPAVAELEDDDEPGEDHADEVAEAALSASARRRRRRRRSSGADGAEAVLSEDDPPNTVVHVRDSRSTGRESRGSAADDDGVRGVKGSTRLEAKRQRRRDNRDTGRRRAPILTEAEFLARRESVDRVMAVRQTGDRTQIAVLEDDILVEHYVTRASASSAVGNVYLGRVQNVLPSMEAAFVDIGRGRNGVLYAGEVNWDVAGLEGKSRSIENALNAGDMVLVQVTKDPIGHKGARLTSQISLPGRFVVYVPGGGMTGISRKLPDVERSRLKSILKKVVPDEAGVIVRTAAEGASEQDLISDVERLKSEWESISAKSSKARQSSEGPSMLHGEPDLAIRVVRDIFNDDFKKLVVAGSEIHRTISDYVRDIAPDLADRISPHTGEADLFRELRVDEQLAKALDRKVWLPSGGSLVIDRTEAMTVVDVNTGKYTGSGGNLEQTVTRNNLEAAEEIVRQLRLRDIGGIVVIDFIDMVLESNRDLVLRRLTECLGRDRTKHQVAEVTSLGLVQMTRKRVGEGLLEAFSEPCSVCNGRGVVVHMDAVERKSGSNGAGSATAGSASEDDRPSRGRRTRKAKAEQPAIPQLDPAEIAAEAEKRRAAASAVAAIAAATNHHDDAAGSRSVDAEPVTEPAAVTEPAAAEPAIAAEPAAAAPTRRRATRGRATVERATAERDTGQAGAMESGTAQPGTPESGTAQPGIAESSTVQPGTAQPGTVQSGVAERETAQRGAGRADTAQAHPQSDSTRSDTEQPDTALPARPRRRRAASRPAGPPVPVSVSEG; this is translated from the coding sequence ATGCTCGACAACACCGAACCCACCGACGAATCCACTGACGGCCGCGCCGCTGAACCGGTGGGCGCCGTGGCCAAGAAGGCCGCACGCAAGGCCGCGGCGTCCAAGACCCTGGCCAAGCGCGCCCCCCGCAAGACTGCCGCCAAGAAGTCGGCCCCGGCCGAGCCGACCGTTCCGAGCGCCGAGTCGGGCGCTGTCCCGGACTCCGGCGCCGAGCCACTGGCGACGGCTGAGCCAGCGGTCAGCGCTTTGCCCGCTGCCGCGCCGCCGGTAGCGGCGGCGACGCCGGTCGAGGCAACCGAGGCGGCGACGCCGAAGAAGGCGACCCGGACCCGCAAGGCGCCGGCCAAGAAAGCCACCGGCCGAGCCGGCGCGGCTGCGCCTGACGGCGGGGCCGCGTCCGAGAAAGCCGCGTCCGAGAAAGCCGCGTCCGACGGCGGGACCGCGCCTGACGGCGGGACCGCGCCTGACGGCGGGACCGCGTCCGACAGCCCGACCGCGGGCTCGATGCCGGCGGTAGCCGAGTCAGCAGCACCCGAGCCGGCCGCCGGGCCGGCCAAGAGAACCCCCCGCAAGCGGGTCAGCAAGGCTGCCGCTGCCAAGGCGGCCGCAGAGCAGGCGGCCGCCGAGCAGACGGCCGCCGAGCAGGCCGCAGCCGAGCAGGCAGTAGCCGACACGACAGCCAGCGGTCGGGCTTTGGAGGCACTTCCGGCGGCGCCGACCCTGGCTGCCCCGGCCGTGCTGTTCCAGCCGCCTACCGAGGCGGCGCCGACCCGCCGTCGACGCGGCGGCAAGCGCGCCCAGGTGGAGCCGCAGGTCGTGGCCGAGCTGGACCCCGAGTCGGCCGAGCTGCTCGAGGAGGTGCCGGAGTTCTCCGACGTCGACGCCGATCTCGAACCCGAAGACGTTGATGTCGATGAGCTCGGCGCCGGCGAGCCCGAGGCTGATGACGAGGCAGCCGATGGCTCCCGCCGCCGTCGCCGCCGTGGCCGGCGCGGACGAGGCAGCAGGACCGATGGCGCATCCGAGGCCGGCGACGCCGACGCCGACCCAGCCGTCGCCGAACTCGAGGACGACGACGAGCCTGGCGAGGACCACGCCGACGAGGTCGCCGAGGCAGCCCTGTCGGCCAGCGCCCGCCGCCGGCGCCGGCGGCGGCGTTCCAGCGGTGCGGACGGCGCGGAGGCCGTGCTGTCCGAGGACGACCCGCCCAACACCGTGGTGCACGTCCGCGACAGCCGTTCCACCGGGCGCGAGAGCCGGGGGAGCGCAGCCGATGACGACGGCGTCCGTGGCGTCAAGGGCTCGACCCGGCTGGAGGCCAAGCGCCAGCGCCGCCGCGACAACCGCGACACCGGCCGGCGTCGCGCGCCGATCCTGACCGAGGCCGAATTCCTGGCCCGCCGCGAATCGGTGGACCGAGTGATGGCGGTGCGCCAGACCGGTGACCGGACCCAGATCGCCGTCCTCGAGGACGACATCCTGGTGGAGCACTACGTGACCCGGGCCAGCGCCAGCAGCGCGGTCGGCAACGTCTACCTCGGCCGGGTCCAGAACGTGTTGCCGTCAATGGAGGCCGCCTTCGTCGACATCGGCCGCGGCCGCAACGGCGTGCTGTACGCCGGCGAGGTCAACTGGGACGTGGCCGGGCTGGAGGGCAAGTCCCGGTCCATCGAGAACGCGCTCAACGCCGGTGACATGGTGCTGGTGCAGGTGACCAAGGACCCGATCGGCCACAAGGGCGCCCGGCTGACCAGCCAGATCTCGCTACCCGGGCGGTTCGTGGTCTACGTCCCCGGCGGCGGCATGACCGGCATCAGCCGCAAGCTGCCCGACGTCGAGCGCAGCCGGCTCAAGTCGATTCTGAAGAAGGTGGTTCCCGACGAGGCCGGCGTGATCGTCCGCACCGCGGCAGAGGGCGCGTCCGAGCAGGACCTGATCAGTGACGTCGAGCGGCTGAAGTCCGAGTGGGAGTCGATCAGCGCCAAGTCGAGCAAGGCCCGGCAGTCCTCGGAGGGCCCGTCCATGCTGCACGGCGAGCCCGACCTGGCGATCCGGGTGGTCCGCGACATCTTCAACGACGACTTCAAGAAGCTGGTGGTCGCCGGTTCTGAGATCCACCGCACCATCAGCGACTACGTCCGCGACATCGCCCCGGACCTGGCCGACCGGATCTCCCCGCACACCGGCGAGGCCGACCTGTTCCGTGAGCTGCGGGTGGACGAGCAGCTGGCCAAGGCGCTGGACCGCAAGGTGTGGCTGCCCTCGGGCGGCTCGCTGGTGATCGACCGCACCGAGGCGATGACCGTGGTCGACGTCAACACCGGCAAGTACACCGGTTCCGGCGGCAACCTCGAGCAGACCGTCACCCGCAACAACCTCGAAGCGGCCGAAGAGATCGTCCGGCAGCTCCGGCTGCGTGACATCGGCGGCATCGTGGTGATCGACTTCATCGACATGGTCCTGGAGAGCAACCGCGACCTGGTGTTGCGCCGGCTGACCGAGTGCCTGGGCCGGGACCGCACCAAGCACCAGGTCGCCGAGGTGACCTCGCTCGGCCTGGTTCAGATGACCCGCAAGCGGGTCGGCGAGGGGCTGCTCGAGGCCTTCAGCGAGCCCTGTTCGGTGTGCAACGGCCGGGGCGTGGTCGTGCACATGGACGCTGTGGAGCGCAAGTCCGGCTCCAACGGCGCGGGCTCGGCGACGGCCGGGTCCGCCTCCGAGGATGACCGGCCCAGCCGCGGCCGGCGCACCCGCAAGGCCAAGGCCGAGCAACCGGCGATCCCGCAGCTCGATCCTGCCGAGATCGCCGCCGAGGCCGAGAAGCGCCGAGCGGCGGCCAGCGCGGTGGCCGCGATCGCGGCGGCGACCAATCACCACGACGACGCGGCCGGCTCCCGGTCCGTCGACGCCGAACCGGTGACCGAGCCGGCGGCGGTGACCGAGCCGGCGGCAGCTGAGCCGGCGATAGCGGCCGAGCCGGCAGCGGCCGCGCCCACTCGGCGGCGGGCGACGCGCGGACGGGCCACCGTCGAGCGGGCCACCGCCGAGCGTGACACCGGGCAGGCCGGCGCGATGGAGTCGGGCACCGCGCAGCCGGGCACCCCGGAGTCGGGCACCGCGCAGCCGGGCATCGCGGAATCGAGCACCGTTCAGCCCGGCACCGCGCAGCCGGGCACCGTTCAGTCAGGCGTCGCCGAGCGTGAGACCGCTCAACGCGGTGCCGGGCGAGCGGACACCGCGCAGGCCC
- a CDS encoding TIGR03936 family radical SAM-associated protein: MARRQPEGPAHVAPVQRIRLQYAKRGRLRFCSHRDFARAFERSLRRAEVPMAYSAGFHPHPKISYVGAAPTGVGSEAEYLEIALARRCEPEDVRAALDAVLPEGLDILRAVDVEDCRPGSLAEHMQASVWQLELTADPAVAAAAVAALLATESMPVDRLTKDGVRSLDARAPIVAAEVSAEAGNDTRAILRVVVRQVTPTVRPDDVLTALRAVAGFAPSQPPRATRLAQGPVDDAGLVTDPLCSTELSVSRAAIEH; this comes from the coding sequence ATGGCGCGCAGGCAACCCGAAGGCCCGGCCCACGTCGCGCCGGTGCAGCGAATCCGGCTGCAGTACGCCAAGCGGGGACGGCTGAGATTCTGCTCACACCGCGACTTCGCCCGCGCCTTCGAGCGCTCGCTGCGGCGGGCCGAGGTCCCGATGGCCTACTCGGCGGGCTTCCACCCGCATCCCAAGATCAGCTATGTCGGAGCCGCTCCGACCGGCGTGGGGTCCGAGGCGGAGTACCTGGAGATCGCGCTGGCCCGGCGCTGTGAGCCCGAGGACGTCCGGGCCGCGCTGGACGCCGTGCTGCCCGAGGGCCTGGACATCCTGCGAGCGGTCGACGTCGAGGACTGCCGGCCGGGCTCGCTGGCCGAGCACATGCAGGCCTCGGTCTGGCAGTTGGAGCTGACGGCTGACCCCGCGGTGGCCGCCGCCGCGGTCGCGGCCCTGCTGGCGACCGAGTCGATGCCGGTGGATCGGCTGACCAAGGACGGCGTGCGCAGCCTGGACGCCCGCGCGCCGATCGTGGCCGCCGAGGTGTCGGCGGAAGCCGGAAATGACACCCGTGCGATACTGAGGGTGGTCGTCCGTCAGGTCACCCCGACGGTTCGGCCCGACGATGTGCTCACCGCTCTGCGGGCCGTCGCCGGTTTCGCCCCGTCGCAGCCCCCCAGGGCCACCCGGCTGGCGCAGGGACCGGTCGATGACGCGGGACTGGTGACGGACCCGTTGTGCAGCACCGAGCTGTCGGTCAGCCGAGCAGCTATCGAGCACTGA
- a CDS encoding TIGR03960 family B12-binding radical SAM protein, giving the protein MSNSPENLFPRLEPLLTQVSKPIQYVGGELNARTKDWDSASVRWALMYPDAYEVGLPNQGVQILYEVLNERADALAERTYAVWPDLEKLLREHGLPQFTVDGHRPVGAFDVLGISFSTELGYTNMLTALELAGIPLHAADRDDSHPIVLAGGHAAFNPEPIARFVDAAVLGDGEQVVGAITDVIAAFKAEGSPGGRDELLTRLAETGGVYVPRFYDVGYFGADAGPSAGQLAWVRPNRDRVPDRVSKHTVMDLDAWPYPKTPLVPMAESVHERMSVEIFRGCTRGCRFCQAGMITRPVRERSVEGIGQMVEAGLNATGFEEVGLLSLSSADHSEIGPLAKQLADRYADSRVSLSLPSTRVDAFNIDLANEFSRNGRRSGLTFAPEGGSERLRRVINKMVSHADLINTVTAAYSQGWRQVKLYFMCGLPTETDEDVLEIATMAQDVIRAGRQATGSRDIKATVSIGGFVPKPHTPFQWAAQAAPEVVDERLRKLRAAINSDRSLGRNIGMRYHDGQPSLIEGLLSRGDRRVGAVIEQAWRDGARFDGWSEHFSYARWIAAAEAALAPAGVSIDFFTTRERFADEVLPWDHLDSGLDKQWLWDDWQDALTGYEQDDCRWTPCFDCGVCPTMGTDIQIGPTGKTLLPLVAKPPLLARSAEPVPPVVDPSPARG; this is encoded by the coding sequence GTGAGTAACAGTCCCGAGAACCTCTTCCCCCGGCTCGAGCCCCTGCTGACCCAGGTGAGCAAGCCGATCCAGTACGTCGGCGGCGAGCTGAACGCCCGCACCAAGGACTGGGACTCCGCCAGCGTCCGGTGGGCCCTGATGTACCCCGACGCCTACGAGGTGGGGCTTCCCAACCAGGGCGTGCAGATCCTCTACGAGGTGCTCAACGAGCGGGCCGACGCCCTCGCCGAGCGGACCTACGCGGTCTGGCCCGACCTGGAGAAGCTGCTGCGCGAGCACGGCCTGCCCCAGTTCACCGTCGACGGGCACCGCCCGGTGGGCGCCTTCGACGTGCTGGGCATCTCGTTCTCCACCGAACTCGGCTACACCAACATGCTCACTGCCCTGGAGCTGGCCGGCATCCCGCTGCATGCCGCCGACCGCGACGACAGCCATCCCATCGTGCTGGCCGGCGGGCACGCCGCGTTCAATCCCGAGCCGATCGCGCGGTTCGTCGACGCGGCGGTGCTCGGTGACGGCGAGCAGGTGGTCGGCGCCATCACCGACGTGATCGCGGCCTTCAAGGCCGAGGGCTCACCGGGCGGGCGCGACGAGCTGCTGACCCGGCTGGCCGAGACCGGCGGGGTGTACGTCCCGCGCTTCTACGACGTCGGTTACTTCGGCGCCGACGCCGGCCCGAGCGCCGGCCAGCTGGCCTGGGTGCGGCCCAACCGCGACCGGGTTCCGGACCGGGTGAGCAAGCACACCGTGATGGACCTGGACGCCTGGCCCTACCCCAAGACGCCGCTGGTGCCGATGGCCGAGTCGGTGCACGAGCGGATGTCGGTGGAGATCTTCCGCGGCTGCACCCGCGGCTGCCGGTTCTGCCAGGCGGGCATGATCACCCGTCCGGTGCGCGAGCGCTCGGTGGAGGGGATCGGCCAGATGGTCGAGGCCGGCCTGAACGCCACCGGCTTCGAAGAGGTCGGCCTGCTGTCGCTGTCCAGCGCCGACCATTCCGAGATCGGGCCGCTGGCCAAGCAACTGGCCGATCGCTACGCCGATTCCAGGGTCTCGCTGTCGCTGCCCTCCACCCGGGTCGACGCCTTCAACATCGACCTGGCCAACGAGTTCTCCCGAAACGGCCGGCGTTCCGGGCTGACCTTCGCACCCGAAGGCGGCTCCGAGCGGCTGCGCCGGGTGATCAACAAGATGGTCAGCCACGCCGACCTGATCAACACCGTCACGGCTGCCTACTCCCAGGGCTGGCGTCAGGTGAAGCTCTACTTCATGTGCGGGTTGCCCACCGAGACCGACGAGGACGTCCTGGAGATCGCCACCATGGCCCAGGACGTCATCCGGGCCGGCCGGCAGGCCACCGGCTCGCGCGACATCAAGGCCACCGTCTCGATCGGCGGCTTCGTGCCCAAGCCGCACACCCCGTTCCAGTGGGCCGCGCAGGCCGCGCCCGAGGTGGTCGACGAGCGGCTGCGCAAGCTGCGCGCCGCGATCAACTCCGACCGCTCGCTGGGCCGCAACATCGGCATGCGCTATCACGACGGCCAGCCCTCGCTGATCGAGGGACTGCTCTCGCGCGGCGATCGCCGGGTCGGCGCGGTCATCGAGCAGGCCTGGCGCGACGGGGCCCGCTTCGACGGCTGGAGCGAGCACTTCTCCTACGCCCGGTGGATCGCCGCGGCCGAGGCGGCGCTGGCCCCGGCCGGCGTCTCGATCGACTTCTTCACCACCCGCGAGCGGTTCGCCGACGAGGTGCTGCCCTGGGACCACCTGGACTCCGGCCTGGACAAGCAGTGGCTGTGGGATGACTGGCAGGACGCCCTGACCGGCTACGAGCAGGACGACTGCCGGTGGACGCCGTGCTTTGACTGCGGGGTCTGCCCGACGATGGGCACCGACATCCAGATCGGGCCGACCGGCAAGACGCTGCTGCCGCTGGTCGCCAAGCCGCCGCTGCTGGCCCGGTCGGCGGAGCCGGTTCCGCCGGTGGTCGACCCCTCGCCGGCCAGGGGCTGA
- a CDS encoding CGNR zinc finger domain-containing protein produces MLLAHDTERALAAAAGLVNTCRDGEDQLTTIDELEELVRTHQWSGPRTGDPAELVAVRELRPTLARFWSADKDTVVEIVNQVLRDRHALPQLVKHDEWDYHVHATAPDAPLADRMAVEAAMAMADVIRIDELGRLRVCGGDDCEDVYVDLSKNRSRRFCGAACGNRANVAAYRARRAEPATG; encoded by the coding sequence ATGCTTTTAGCTCATGACACCGAGCGCGCGCTGGCGGCTGCGGCGGGATTGGTGAACACCTGCCGGGATGGCGAGGACCAGCTCACCACCATCGATGAGCTGGAGGAGTTGGTCCGCACCCACCAGTGGTCGGGACCACGCACCGGTGACCCCGCGGAGCTCGTCGCGGTGCGGGAGCTGCGACCGACCCTGGCCCGGTTCTGGTCAGCCGACAAGGACACCGTGGTCGAGATCGTCAACCAGGTGTTGCGGGACCGCCATGCGCTGCCGCAACTGGTCAAGCACGACGAGTGGGACTACCACGTGCATGCCACCGCTCCAGATGCGCCGCTGGCAGACCGGATGGCCGTCGAGGCCGCCATGGCGATGGCCGACGTGATCCGGATCGACGAGCTCGGCCGGCTGCGGGTATGCGGTGGCGATGACTGCGAGGACGTCTACGTCGACCTGTCGAAGAACCGTTCCCGTCGGTTCTGTGGCGCGGCCTGCGGCAATCGCGCCAACGTGGCCGCCTACCGGGCCCGCCGCGCCGAACCGGCCACTGGCTAG
- a CDS encoding EamA family transporter has protein sequence MHTATQQRAGLGLALLSAAAFGTSGAFATALIGSGWSPAAAVTARLLVAAAVLTIPALVMLRGQFGVLAREGRSIVGYGVMAIAGAQLCYFNAVARLSVGVALLLEYLGILLVVGWLWLRHGRRPRRLTVAGGIAAILGLALVLDVTGNHRLDPIGVLWGLGAAVGLAVYFVVSSQADTELRPIVMAWAGMAVGSLCLLAVGVLGVLPIHANTRDVQFLHHRTSWLVPVLGISLVAAVFAYAAGITAARALGAKLASFLGLSEVLFAVLFAWLLLGQLPGPWQIVGGAFIVGGVALVQWDELRPTGSRPTDLHAAESSATESSATAGSSATAGSSATAGSEAGLSRPLVAAEPDRG, from the coding sequence ATGCACACCGCAACCCAGCAACGCGCCGGCCTCGGCCTCGCGCTGCTGTCAGCCGCCGCCTTCGGCACCTCCGGCGCCTTCGCGACCGCGCTGATCGGCTCCGGCTGGTCGCCCGCGGCGGCGGTGACCGCGCGCCTGCTGGTCGCCGCGGCCGTGCTCACCATTCCTGCCCTGGTCATGCTCCGCGGCCAGTTCGGCGTGCTCGCACGGGAGGGGCGCAGCATCGTCGGTTACGGCGTGATGGCCATCGCGGGCGCCCAGCTGTGCTACTTCAACGCCGTCGCGCGGCTGTCGGTGGGGGTTGCCCTGCTGCTGGAGTACCTCGGCATCCTGCTGGTCGTCGGCTGGCTCTGGCTGCGGCACGGGCGCCGCCCGCGGCGGCTGACGGTAGCCGGCGGCATCGCCGCGATCCTCGGGCTGGCACTGGTGCTGGACGTGACCGGCAACCATCGCCTCGACCCGATCGGGGTGCTGTGGGGGCTCGGCGCGGCGGTCGGGCTGGCGGTCTACTTCGTGGTGTCCTCGCAGGCCGACACCGAGTTGCGGCCGATCGTGATGGCCTGGGCCGGCATGGCGGTCGGCAGCCTCTGCCTGCTGGCTGTCGGAGTCCTCGGCGTGTTGCCGATCCACGCCAACACCCGGGACGTGCAGTTCCTGCATCACCGGACGAGCTGGCTGGTGCCCGTCCTCGGGATCTCCCTGGTGGCGGCGGTCTTCGCCTACGCCGCCGGCATCACCGCCGCTCGCGCGCTCGGCGCGAAGCTCGCCTCCTTCCTCGGCTTGAGTGAGGTGCTGTTCGCGGTGTTGTTCGCCTGGCTGCTGCTCGGCCAGTTGCCCGGCCCGTGGCAAATCGTCGGCGGCGCGTTCATCGTCGGCGGGGTCGCCCTGGTGCAGTGGGACGAGTTGCGCCCAACCGGGTCGCGTCCCACCGACTTGCACGCAGCCGAATCGAGCGCGACCGAATCGAGCGCGACCGCCGGCTCGAGCGCGACCGCCGGCTCGAGCGCCACCGCCGGGTCGGAGGCCGGTCTGAGCCGACCGCTGGTCGCCGCCGAGCCGGATCGCGGCTAG
- a CDS encoding DUF1501 domain-containing protein, producing the protein MTEATPPGAQQATPPGVQQAGAQQADAQQLLVRKAEQVSADLAAQDAGWQRGFTRRTFLAGAGMVGVAALGSQLVTTKAAYAASGLSNGNTLVTIFLRGAADGLRILVPASSELGVDYLRTVRGNLVPAAASMSPLAGTPGWALNAALNPLLPFWNSGELAFVPAVSTTGITRSHFQAQQCLERGSDTATTGWLDRALQQLGPGTTFRAVTQGSALPSALTGNQRKLVMSSLKNFSFPGWSGVAPQSEAAIRTLYRGLPGPLGEDVPTTLAALGTAATARAKAGAQNGAVYPSGNFSKALADLATLLRAEVGMQVATVDVGGWDTHTDEVNQLDRHLTSAANSLAAFLTDLGPARRSRVTVVVMTEFGRRVQMNANGGTDHGHGSVMWLLGGGLTGAAVHGKWTPLTAAALDSGDVPALNDAFDVLGEVAQKRLGVGSVTGLFPGHQFAPLNLAKTG; encoded by the coding sequence ATGACCGAGGCCACGCCACCCGGCGCCCAGCAAGCCACGCCACCCGGCGTCCAGCAAGCCGGCGCGCAGCAAGCCGACGCCCAGCAGCTGCTGGTGCGCAAGGCCGAGCAGGTCAGCGCCGACCTGGCCGCCCAGGACGCCGGCTGGCAACGCGGCTTCACCCGGCGCACCTTCCTGGCCGGCGCCGGCATGGTCGGGGTCGCCGCCCTGGGCAGCCAGCTGGTGACCACCAAGGCCGCCTACGCCGCGTCCGGGCTCAGCAACGGAAACACCCTGGTGACGATCTTCCTGCGCGGCGCCGCCGACGGCCTGCGAATCCTGGTCCCGGCCTCGTCCGAACTCGGGGTGGACTACCTGCGCACGGTGCGCGGCAACCTGGTGCCGGCCGCGGCGAGCATGTCCCCGCTGGCGGGCACCCCCGGCTGGGCGCTGAACGCGGCCCTCAACCCGCTGCTGCCGTTCTGGAACTCCGGCGAGCTGGCCTTCGTGCCGGCCGTGTCGACCACCGGCATCACCCGCAGCCACTTCCAGGCCCAGCAGTGCCTGGAGCGGGGCTCGGACACCGCGACCACCGGCTGGCTGGACCGGGCGTTGCAGCAACTGGGCCCCGGCACCACCTTCCGAGCGGTCACCCAGGGCTCGGCACTGCCGTCCGCGCTGACCGGCAACCAGCGCAAGCTGGTGATGAGCTCGCTGAAGAACTTCAGCTTCCCGGGCTGGAGCGGCGTCGCGCCGCAGAGCGAGGCGGCCATCCGGACCTTGTACCGGGGCCTGCCCGGCCCGCTGGGCGAGGACGTCCCCACCACCCTGGCGGCGCTGGGAACCGCCGCCACCGCGCGTGCCAAGGCCGGCGCGCAGAACGGGGCGGTCTATCCCAGCGGAAACTTCTCCAAGGCCCTGGCCGACCTGGCCACCCTGCTGCGCGCCGAAGTGGGCATGCAGGTCGCCACGGTCGACGTCGGCGGCTGGGACACCCACACCGACGAGGTCAACCAGCTCGACCGCCATCTCACCTCGGCGGCCAACTCGCTGGCGGCCTTTCTCACCGACCTCGGTCCTGCCCGCCGCAGCCGGGTGACGGTGGTGGTGATGACCGAGTTCGGTCGGCGGGTGCAGATGAACGCCAACGGCGGCACCGACCACGGCCACGGCAGCGTGATGTGGCTGCTCGGCGGCGGCCTGACCGGCGCCGCGGTGCACGGCAAGTGGACGCCGTTGACCGCCGCGGCCCTGGACTCCGGTGACGTCCCGGCTCTCAACGACGCCTTCGACGTGCTCGGTGAGGTGGCTCAGAAGCGGCTCGGCGTCGGGTCGGTGACCGGGCTGTTCCCCGGCCACCAGTTCGCGCCGCTGAACCTGGCCAAGACCGGCTGA
- a CDS encoding DUF1800 domain-containing protein — MATTFWPSIAAALRNTPRTSRAPMVWDPASLLMSRFGFGIESKTRADLVRYGLDGWWQNQVAFSRGPGAGYAGHAGVAAQGPLLSKSPAEVRAWLKANGNEYGWEAMDQLTRVTLGLQAWSRGQVYETSVDFFANHLNVANHSDGVWSSRQTMDRDVIRRHALGSYASMLLASARNPAMLKYLSLASSTKNAVNENYGRELLELHTVGIGAGYTEEDVKNSARILTGRSVDSDYNYLYKPERHWVGPIKVMGFSHPNDSAAGGEAAGEAFLRYLAYHPATAQRLAHKMCVHYVSDNPSPTLVAELARIYLRTGTQIAPMLAAILRSTEFWGSRGAKVRRPAENLIATVRALGVGPGDLSKSLPSLHWMSSSVGQVPLDWAAPNGYPDVASAWRSSGSLLNLWSYHRGLAQNWYDGFADLDPASLYGSVKPRTSGEAITQLCGRLTGSRFPAAHVQALQTFLDEPASTPIADSRLRWHLTHLIPLILDAPQHALR, encoded by the coding sequence GTGGCTACCACCTTCTGGCCGAGCATCGCGGCCGCGCTGCGGAACACCCCCCGCACCAGCCGTGCGCCGATGGTGTGGGATCCGGCGTCCCTGCTGATGTCGCGCTTCGGTTTCGGCATCGAGAGCAAGACCCGGGCGGACCTGGTCCGCTACGGCCTGGACGGCTGGTGGCAGAACCAGGTGGCCTTCAGCCGGGGTCCCGGGGCCGGCTATGCCGGGCATGCCGGCGTCGCCGCCCAGGGCCCGCTGCTGTCCAAGAGCCCCGCCGAGGTGCGGGCCTGGCTCAAGGCCAACGGCAACGAGTACGGCTGGGAGGCGATGGACCAGCTGACCCGGGTGACCCTCGGCCTGCAGGCGTGGAGCCGGGGCCAGGTGTATGAGACCTCTGTCGACTTCTTCGCCAACCACCTCAACGTCGCCAACCACAGTGACGGCGTCTGGAGCAGCCGGCAGACCATGGACCGCGACGTGATCCGCAGGCATGCCCTGGGCAGCTACGCCAGCATGCTGCTGGCCTCGGCGCGCAACCCGGCGATGCTGAAGTACCTCAGCCTGGCCTCCTCCACCAAGAACGCGGTCAACGAGAACTACGGCCGCGAGCTGCTGGAGCTGCACACCGTGGGCATCGGCGCCGGTTACACCGAGGAGGATGTGAAGAACTCGGCCCGGATCCTGACCGGCCGGTCGGTGGACTCCGACTACAACTACCTCTACAAGCCCGAGCGGCACTGGGTCGGCCCGATCAAGGTGATGGGATTCAGCCATCCCAACGACTCGGCGGCCGGCGGCGAGGCGGCCGGCGAGGCGTTCCTGCGCTACCTGGCCTACCACCCGGCGACCGCCCAGCGGCTGGCCCACAAGATGTGCGTCCACTACGTCTCGGACAACCCGTCGCCTACCCTGGTCGCCGAGCTGGCCCGGATCTACCTGCGGACCGGCACCCAGATCGCGCCGATGCTGGCCGCCATCCTGCGCTCGACCGAGTTCTGGGGCAGCCGCGGCGCGAAGGTGCGCCGGCCGGCCGAGAACCTGATCGCCACCGTCCGCGCCCTCGGCGTCGGCCCCGGCGACCTGAGCAAGTCGCTGCCCAGCCTGCACTGGATGAGCTCCTCGGTCGGCCAGGTGCCGCTGGACTGGGCGGCGCCCAACGGCTACCCGGACGTGGCCAGCGCCTGGCGCTCGTCCGGATCGCTGCTGAACCTGTGGTCCTATCACCGCGGCCTGGCCCAGAACTGGTACGACGGGTTCGCCGACCTGGACCCGGCCTCGCTGTACGGCTCGGTCAAGCCCCGGACCAGCGGCGAGGCGATCACCCAGCTCTGCGGGCGGCTCACCGGCAGCCGGTTCCCGGCCGCCCACGTGCAGGCGCTGCAGACCTTTCTGGACGAGCCGGCCAGCACCCCGATCGCGGACTCCCGGTTGCGCTGGCACCTGACGCACCTGATCCCGCTGATCCTCGACGCGCCGCAGCACGCACTGCGATGA